ccaTTTATgagatcaactcctgttgttgacaacattttctatgggatcaactactgactcctattgttgacagCATTTCGTTGGATTAGTATAGTCAtgtttgtagtttaaatcatgtttgcTAAAAAAATTAGCTTAATTTCTTGTTGGTTTGTGTTTGTGTATTGTTGTTTGACCTATGGTACTGGTTGTGTCTTTGGATTTTATAGATGTAAAGTTCTTcgaatgttgaatttgtggtgcaatggcagcatgactgactccacgtcagatgatgcgtgttcgactcacgccaagttcactcattCCTATATATCATTTCGTTTTTGTGTATCATAGATGGTTGTTGCAGAAATTTTTGTTACTCTtgtgtttcttaaggatatgtcagtttgcaggttccaggtttattggtttttacagTAAACAGACTCGTATAAATGCTGTCAACTCTAACTATTGATCccattttttgtggatcaactttCATGGTTGATCCCACTTAATGGGATCAACTTCAATTGTTAATCCCACTTAAAGGGatgaactttggttgttgactccattcACTGGGATCAACTTCGACTGCTGACGCAAAAATTAAACTGAATATTAGTTAGTAATGTTATTTTTAAACTTTTGATTTCTGGATCAACTTCAGTTGTGACACCTAATTTTGATGGTGGCGGTGGTGACGGCGATGGCAGCCGCGACGATGGTGGCGACGAcgccggtggtggtggtggaatattgatggtggttgtaGTTAGtaaatggtgatggtggtggtggagtggtgGGGCTgcagtgctggtggtggtggctggtattagagaaagaaatttattaatagataaggtttttaaatgaaaaataatattataagtgAGGATATTaagataatttaatttttaacggataaattttttaaattataggggtatatttatttttatataagggtatatttattgggtgtcaaaattaAAAGTATTTAAATAATATACTCTTATGGATATGAGTTAGGATTTGTTCAGATTTCCTTTTGGTTTAGGAGTCTTATGACttcttttgtatatatcttgtaattacttcttcttctttaacttttccccttagaaaaaaaaaaggacttACCCGAGTGTAATATGTACCAAGAGAAGCCAACCCatgtaagttgggtttcctaATGAATAAATtccaactttcaaaaaaaaaaagagaagccaAAACCATACCCAGCAAAATCAATGCCCAATCCCTTGAACTTTAGGCTTCCTATTACAGTATTAGGCTAGCGGCTACAGTATGGCAGCTCATACCCGTATGTGCGACAGGTCCTTTTCCAAAGGCCCCCTAAGAGCGTCCTCAGTGgtacgatcataaccaaagatcaaaaaccaaaacaaacgatcaaatttgagtttagtctggtgtgtgacgttacgggtgaaagactaaatttgatcgagcgtacACTATatattcgcctggtgtggggcgtgggatATACGTCCGCCTGATTGGGGAGATtcttaagaaaaaaagaaaaaagaaagaaagaagtgggacggaggtataaagcccgccccacaaaaaaaatttggaaaacaaagaatggggcgggggtataatgcccgacccatacaaaattaaaaaataaaataaaaaatgggacgtagactttacgtacgccccatgtggagcgtagactttacgtacgcctggTGTGGTGCGGGGACTTTACGTACGTCTGGTGTGGGACGTAGATTATAtaaccgcctggtggtggggcgtgaactatatctgggtttggtcttgatcgccgaccaaatttgatctgggtttactctttgatcaaattttgatcgatggtccgtcccactacgccagcccactcgactagaAATTTGttcttagtcgtccactgcagttggtCTAAGCTTATCCAAAATTTAACTTGTCGAAACACTAAATTTAAATCATACATATACGTACGACCACTAGTTTAAGGACAAGTGTTCATTATATTCCAACTCTGGGTGTCTGCTCCAATTATGAGAGTCCACGGTCCACCGCTGTTTTCGTGCCGTCTCTATTTTACTGCCTGTCCAAGTCTTCTCTcatgtaataataataataatatccttATTTGTCAGCAAACTAAAACCCATTTTCTTGTAAAAACATCTCCAATTAGGCAacgtttttctgaatttttcgcAATCAAAACTTAAGTCATCCCTCACAGTTACGCCACCAAACTTTTTACGCAACTCGTCAAAATTTATTCTTCCAAAATGGTCAGTGAAACGTTGAAGGCATTAACAAATTGCCACAATCCTTCTGGTAAATGGCCGAGTCAATTAATTAGTTCTTGCATACGGACAAATATAATCGAAattccttttcttttgttttggtgTGCGGTGAATGAGCCATCGAGAAACTATTCTGCCAGGTGGTGCATTCATTACCATTTCTGCTAAATTCATCCAAGTTTGTTGATATTCCAAGATGGTCCAATAACTCCAAATTGTAACTAGTCTTTATTAAGAGAGCTCCAATAAATTGGGTTCCTTTGATGGGAACATTGCCTTTTTGGGGATAGCAACATCACATAAATCCAATAAGAGCCCTCTCAAATTGTCTCAGTTAAAAAGTTTCTGATAGCAATAGAGAAAATTACGTATTAAGATAAACATAAACTTGGAAATGTTGATTTTATTTACAGATATTTTCATATTTTTACATCTGATTATGTCGTCCCCCCACCACCAGCAATCAGTTTGGCACGTAATGTGATGGGATTGAATTGCACAGCTTCATCCGATCGAGTCTTTACTGAGGGTTACCGCGTTCTGCTTCCGCAGCACTCTGACGCGGTTGGCAAAAGGAGTCGTGCAGTTACAAACATTCGGTTAGGTGGGTGTGCTTGTCATGATGAAGTTGGGGAAAACCCAAGAGCCACAATGTGAACTAGTGCATATAAAGTAAGCCTAATTTGTTCTGGCGCGAGGATGGGATTGGACAGTGACTGACCGAAAATTGGGTGTAGCACTAGAGAAAATATGTGTTTCTGAGAGTTTTCATAGAATGATTATTGTTAGGAATTAGTAGTCATAGTTCTAACAGAAAGGATGACGCGTTCGTTCGACATGTTCAGTTACACCTGTGGACTGGAAGCAATGATAATTTTTCACTCAGTAATTTAGTTATATATTATTGATATAAATTAGTTGATGACAATGTATTTTCTTGGATCTCCTATTTGATCCTTAACCATTGATCTCCAAACTACATTTTTATCAGTGTTATTCGAATCGGGAAGGTCCTCTGGTCGACCGAGGCTCGACCTGAACCAGACCAACTTTCCTAACAATGAactgcaaaacaaaagaaacactaCGCTGGAGATACTACTAATGGACTCCTTACAACATGAACCCCATCAGTCCATCTGTACCATCCAAAATAATACTTCCCTGACTTTggcttcttctttcctttccGTTGTTTGACTGTTATTGTGAAGCTCTTCTTCTCACCAACATGCCTAAAGGCTAGCCTTTTTGGGGAAATTTTAACATAAAACCCTTCGGGAGCTTTGTAAGCAGAGACGTACGAACTCTTACCACTACCGACGTTGGTAACTGTACGTATCACAGTCATTGTGCCGTTGAGTTCAGAGATCGCAAGTGATGGATAGTTGTGATTGCTTGGGGAGTATGTTTTCTTGGGGCATCTGAATTTTGGATCAACCTTTTTAACTTCACTACTGCCAACGCTGCTGCATAAAAATATGAGGTAATCGGTGTAGGATGCATCATAGATTAGCCCCGGATCTGATGCTTTGGTAGGTAGAAGGTGGCCTGATCCGTAGCTGAATGGTGTTACCGAATTGCCAGATGCATCAGTCAGTTGCTTACCAGCGTTGTTTTTTAGTCCAGCTGCATATGTATACATAAAGGTTCAGATACTATATAATTATAAGCCATGACTGGTGAGTTAGAGCGAGATATACCTGTTGTCATTAGAGCTGATCTAATGGCAGCACTACTCCAAGTTGGATGGATGGCTTTAAGAAGAGCAGCTGCAGCTGAAACATGAGGGCATGACATGGAAGTACCAGAAAGAAGGTTGTATTTCACTCTTCTCTTATCAGACTCGAGCTTTGTTGGTGATGATGCTCCACTCCAAGCTGCCAGAATATTCAACCCTGGTGCAGTAATGTCAGGCTGCATAAATACGGTCAAGGAAACAATTACCTTTTATTAAAATCTCTTATTGGCAAACCGCAAAATACCCATAAAAATCGCAGAATATCCAATAAGCAGCATATAGGTGACATCAAAATGAGCATCAGAGGAACTTTTAGGTGACTATCATTCTGGAAATAAAACACCCTCCAAATCATCTCAGTATGTGCACCGGATGCATATGCGAAATGCATGCAAGTTAAGAACGGATGGCATGTCTAATAAACCGATGAAAATTAGAGTGCAACAAAGTGGGAGTAATAGCTGTGCGGATTAAGTTTATACCTTGAGAAGATTGAGTTCAAGACCATTTGGACCTCTTGATGAGAAGGAAGCCATGTAGGGTGCTGGTTTAGTGTTCAACACAGTTTTAGGAGTGTTGATGTATGCAGTGGGTTTCTTAGTCGACTTTATGTAATTGAAAACTCTAGTTCCATCATCGGCTTTAACAGCAGTTCCTGGAAGGACATAAGCATCTACCGATATCTCAGCTCCATTCGCCAAACTATTTGCTAAGATAATAGCTTTGCCGCCGGCCCTTTTCACCTCCAGTCCTTTCCCGACTCTCGTCCCATTTCCTCGGAAACACAATACTATTTTCCCTTTTGCCTTCTTTGGTGATAACGAATTGGGTAAGCATTGTCTGTGTATGCATAGAAAAAGATGAATTTAGTCATAGATGCAATATCTTATTTCAGGAATAAAACAACCCTGCTTTTCATTCCGGACCACATAGCCAACCATAAGGCAAAGAGCAATGGGCAAGTGATCCTTAATTAACCGAAATGTCCTTTTGATACTACTGATATAGCAAGTAAGGCAGTTTTTCTAACCCGGCTACAGCATCCTTTGGAACACCTGCTTGACCTACATCTCCAGCATAAACAAGTGGAAATTGTTTATTTTTTAGCTTGTAAGGAGTTACAGTTTGACCCTGAAATTCCAAGAAAAGCACAAGGACAAAATTAGTTCTGAAACAAATTTAAATTACTGTGCACAAACTTCACCATTATTTTGGTATCCTGTTACCCTGCCAATCTGATAACTCTGATGCAATACAGTCTAAAAGATCACGGGATACTACTTCATGAGTTGGGCAGTCTGCAAAGAGTCTCTTTATACGTTTATGCGTGATTTTACAAGCAGAATTAGTTCTACATACCGCAATTGTATTGCCATTCCCCAAAACGATAGGTGCACTAAAGAACCTGTCTATGCTACTAGCAGCCACTGTGATCATCCATGGTGCCAGATTAGAAGCTGTAGCAGGTCCAGGACCTGAGTTTCCAGCACTACATGCAACAACAATTTTATGCTTAATGGCATGTAATGCCCCAATAGCAATCCCATCCTCTGAGTAGGCTACAGGATCTGTTGTTCCAATTGAGATGCTAAGGACGTCTACCCCATCTCCAATAGCATCGTCTATTGCAGCAAGCATGTCAGCTTCCGAACAAGTATTACCGTTTGCTTTGGGTTGATTTGGAACCGGCCAACACACTTTGTAAATTGCCAGACGTGCAAGCGGCGCCCCACCAGAAGCTGTTCCTCGTGCAAACCCACCAATAGCTGATACATTAGCAACAGTCCGACCTGCAACGGTCGACGACGTGTGGGTCCCATGCCCATCGTGATCACGTGGAGAACGGTATTCGGCCGTGGTGTTAAGGCGGCCATTGGAAGCTTCATAAGCTTTCAGGTAATACCTTGCACCAATTATTTTCCTGGGAATATTTTGTATGATATTAAAATTAGACTAGATTTCCTAACATTCGTATATATACCAGTACGCATATTAACACAAATTAAGGATAAAATCCTGTGATTTGCTAATTAGTTAATATGTTAAATATATTTATAGTCATATGGAAAGCTGATTAACACTacgtttgtttactcctgactcatctgagtcgtctggatctgagtcatctggatctgagtgaaatcatctgactcatctggatctgactcaatatgtttgttttgagtcagatctgactcatctgactcaaaaaacgtgagtTAGTGatttggtcccgtgagtcaggggtattttgttacccgactcaaatgggtccgagtcagggattatgtctgagtcataggtcgagtcagatctgactcaaaatgcaaaacaaacggtctgactgctgactcggtccgagtcagaggttgactcagatccagacgccgagtcagctgcaaacaaacaagattaCGTCAACTGGTTAGTGTCTGGAAACTGCCAGATTACTGTAATGAGCATTCCCATTGAATTGAAATCATGTGGTGGAGTGTGAGAAAGACAGGGAAGATCACATGAACAGCTTAAGAAAGCTACATATGCAGAAATAGGAAAATTATTAGCTGTCCTATTTTGATGTTTTCTAAAGAAAAATCCAAGAACAAACAACTAATTGTTCTTGTGATCCCTTCTGTGGTAGTCTATAAAATCAATAATGTGTAAATGGTTTGGTCGTAATGGACAAATTTCCTTTTTTTGTATTCTCAAAATTAAGTCGATAAGAATATTATGTCGAGAAGGGTACGTTTGGAGAGCTAACATTTATCACAATAGATCTTTAGCAAATAGAAAACTGTATGTAATGAAGATTTGAAAACCAATCAACCCTTGAGGCCCTGAAAATAAAACTTCAGAGGGACCATAcaaaagaagggatattttgTATCTGGAAAAATTCATTTTAGAGTGATTCTTTGTGAGAAATCTACATCTACATATTCGGTTGGTCTAAGAGTCGAGTGATAACGTGTCAGGCCTCCCAATTTTGTAGTTCCTTAATTAGACACTAAACTAGTGTTATTAGACAAAACACCTACAGAAAAAAGTTCAAATAGTGCGAAGAAAATGAATTACCTGTTACAGTCGGAGGAGGTAAAGGAATCTCCAGTTTGACAGATCCCTTTCCATGACTTGGGCACTGGTCCCATCCCTTCATCGTCGAAACTCTTAGACTCTGGCCATATTCCTAGTTTTGTACATATACAAATATACAACATTATTACACCTCATTCACAGGATCAATTTGAATCTATCCTTCTAAGAAGTTTCTCTAACTAAAAATAAAGAATGGCCAAATTGCTTAATCATTAAATTTTTTACTGTCTTACTGACATATACATATACATGTGACACTAAATTAAGTCAATGAGCCAGTTTATTAATATAATCCAGGCCATGCCAATTGGCTATTAAACAAGATTAAAGAAGGTAACCGTTAGCAGCTTCAAACATACATAGTACAAACACTTGAATCGAAGGGGATTTAAATTGAAATTTATTTTCAGTTTTTTCTCGAAACTCATAATCATTGactagaaaaataaacaaaaaacgaTACTGGCATACTGATGATATATGATGTTGCAAAACTATGATCGAGAAGTATAAGATGTCAGATTGATGTTGATATCGCCGTACGTGTCATTTAAACTTCAGCAGAACAGAGAGAGTTTAGTTTTATATAGTTCTGAATGTGTATGC
This is a stretch of genomic DNA from Papaver somniferum cultivar HN1 chromosome 1, ASM357369v1, whole genome shotgun sequence. It encodes these proteins:
- the LOC113299985 gene encoding subtilisin-like protease SBT5.6, which produces MENMMKKYLSLHLFSLLLILLPLLSSCDDQPQVYIIYFGEHKSGGKTIQEIEDSHHSYLLSVKSNEKDARDSLLYNYKNSINGFAALLTADEASKLSEMEEVVSAFPSKQHTWSIQTTRSWDFMGLDEKDSNSNNNYFTPRKNNALLRQANYGENVIVGMLDSGIWPESKSFDDEGMGPVPKSWKGICQTGDSFTSSDCNRKIIGARYYLKAYEASNGRLNTTAEYRSPRDHDGHGTHTSSTVAGRTVANVSAIGGFARGTASGGAPLARLAIYKVCWPVPNQPKANGNTCSEADMLAAIDDAIGDGVDVLSISIGTTDPVAYSEDGIAIGALHAIKHKIVVACSAGNSGPGPATASNLAPWMITVAASSIDRFFSAPIVLGNGNTIAGQTVTPYKLKNKQFPLVYAGDVGQAGVPKDAVAGQCLPNSLSPKKAKGKIVLCFRGNGTRVGKGLEVKRAGGKAIILANSLANGAEISVDAYVLPGTAVKADDGTRVFNYIKSTKKPTAYINTPKTVLNTKPAPYMASFSSRGPNGLELNLLKPDITAPGLNILAAWSGASSPTKLESDKRRVKYNLLSGTSMSCPHVSAAAALLKAIHPTWSSAAIRSALMTTAGLKNNAGKQLTDASGNSVTPFSYGSGHLLPTKASDPGLIYDASYTDYLIFLCSSVGSSEVKKVDPKFRCPKKTYSPSNHNYPSLAISELNGTMTVIRTVTNVGSGKSSYVSAYKAPEGFYVKISPKRLAFRHVGEKKSFTITVKQRKGKKKPKSGKYYFGWYRWTDGVHVVRSPLVVSPA